One region of Syntrophobacter fumaroxidans MPOB genomic DNA includes:
- a CDS encoding GreA/GreB family elongation factor: MKVPITRLGYHRLLRELFFLRHVVRPEVIEELQEARTGGIKIENQQYMLARERHMVLQKKIQDLERKLASCEIVVGRKFFFKQAEFGTIVVIQNIETGETQRYQLVGPYESNVVDGKLSIDSPVGRHLVGRREGEEVLVYTPAGVRMYRVVSITL, translated from the coding sequence ATGAAAGTACCCATTACCCGCCTTGGCTATCATCGCCTCCTGAGGGAACTTTTCTTTCTGCGGCACGTGGTTCGCCCTGAGGTGATCGAAGAGCTCCAGGAGGCGCGAACCGGAGGAATCAAGATCGAAAACCAGCAGTACATGCTGGCCCGCGAACGGCACATGGTGCTCCAGAAGAAAATTCAGGACCTCGAGCGAAAACTGGCGTCGTGCGAAATCGTCGTGGGCCGCAAGTTCTTTTTCAAACAGGCCGAGTTCGGGACGATCGTCGTCATTCAGAACATCGAAACCGGCGAAACGCAGCGCTATCAGCTTGTCGGCCCTTACGAATCCAATGTCGTCGACGGCAAGCTTTCCATCGACTCGCCCGTCGGGCGTCATCTTGTGGGGAGGCGGGAAGGGGAGGAAGTGCTCGTCTACACTCCCGCCGGCGTGCGCATGTACCGCGTGGTGTCCATCACCCTGTGA
- a CDS encoding lactate utilization protein — MDKPFDHYWQLRLSDLKETLEANNFEVFLADNKEQACKLVLERIIPGIGAKSVSWGGSMTFVATGLYEKVKALPGLEVIDTYDRSIPREEATERRRRALLVDLYITGTNAVTETGKLVNLDMTGNRVASIIFGPRNVILLIGRNKVVPDLEDAMLRVKNFTAPVNAMRLDMQTPCVSTSFCEECKSPSRICNTWTITEKSFPKGRIKIVLINEDLGI, encoded by the coding sequence ATGGACAAACCGTTTGATCACTACTGGCAACTCAGATTGAGCGACCTCAAGGAGACTCTGGAGGCCAACAATTTTGAGGTTTTTCTGGCCGACAACAAGGAACAGGCCTGCAAGCTGGTGCTGGAACGAATCATCCCGGGAATCGGGGCGAAGTCGGTTTCCTGGGGAGGATCGATGACGTTCGTTGCCACGGGATTGTACGAAAAGGTAAAGGCTTTGCCCGGGCTTGAAGTGATTGACACGTACGACCGTTCGATTCCACGGGAAGAGGCGACGGAAAGGCGCAGACGGGCGCTGCTGGTGGATCTTTACATCACCGGGACAAACGCCGTGACGGAAACCGGAAAACTGGTGAACCTCGATATGACCGGCAACCGCGTGGCATCGATCATCTTCGGGCCCAGGAACGTGATTCTCCTGATCGGCAGGAACAAGGTGGTTCCGGACCTGGAAGACGCGATGCTTCGCGTCAAGAATTTCACTGCACCCGTTAACGCCATGCGGCTGGATATGCAGACACCCTGCGTCAGCACGTCGTTTTGCGAGGAGTGCAAGAGCCCATCCAGGATCTGCAATACCTGGACGATCACGGAAAAATCGTTTCCCAAGGGGCGGATCAAGATCGTCCTGATCAATGAAGACCTTGGAATCTAG
- a CDS encoding ferritin-like domain-containing protein, with protein MFSVSEIVDVAIQLERNGERFYRRGIEMVSDDSMRQLLRWLADEEVRHREQFAAIKAGFLRREESRAERVGGSILQSAVSDHAFSLDEVDYSSIVDEAMLVDIAIGFEKDGITFYEIMQGFIDEPETLALIREISDEERKHIEVLTERKDVLESRAV; from the coding sequence ATGTTTTCAGTGAGCGAAATTGTGGATGTTGCCATCCAGCTTGAAAGAAATGGGGAGCGTTTTTATCGCAGGGGCATCGAAATGGTATCGGATGATTCGATGCGCCAACTTCTGAGATGGCTTGCCGACGAAGAGGTGCGGCACAGGGAGCAGTTCGCTGCCATAAAGGCGGGTTTTCTGCGTCGGGAAGAGAGCCGTGCGGAGCGTGTCGGCGGCTCGATCCTGCAGAGTGCCGTTTCGGATCACGCCTTTTCTTTGGATGAGGTCGACTACTCCTCCATCGTCGATGAGGCCATGCTGGTGGACATTGCGATCGGTTTCGAGAAAGACGGCATAACCTTCTACGAGATCATGCAGGGCTTTATCGATGAACCGGAGACTCTGGCGCTTATCAGGGAAATCAGCGATGAGGAGCGCAAACACATCGAGGTACTCACGGAACGTAAAGACGTACTGGAAAGTCGAGCCGTCTGA
- the tatA gene encoding twin-arginine translocase TatA/TatE family subunit — translation MFSLPELAVILAVVAVVFGPGKLPDIGKSLGKGIRNFKKATDEESPVPQVPSKTAPAELEAAERIEQRPASNE, via the coding sequence ATGTTCAGCCTGCCGGAGTTGGCCGTCATCCTGGCGGTGGTTGCGGTCGTTTTCGGCCCGGGGAAGCTTCCCGACATCGGAAAGTCCCTGGGAAAAGGAATCAGGAATTTCAAGAAAGCAACCGACGAGGAGTCGCCGGTTCCGCAGGTTCCGTCCAAAACCGCCCCGGCGGAATTGGAGGCGGCTGAGCGGATCGAGCAAAGACCCGCCTCGAACGAGTAG
- a CDS encoding NUDIX hydrolase gives MEEKIKTLSMIFASHFSAQLDVVRLRTGRLTERIKIDHPEAAAVVPFLDAERILMVRQWRYAIGKETLEIPAGKADPGEELEACAARELREETGYEAARILPIFEYYPAIGYSNEVIRLYAASGLRRITGKWDEDEISKVEIVGLDRVQDLILRGLIQDGKTVIGVSLFKARREKGEIPEGFFRD, from the coding sequence ATGGAAGAAAAGATCAAGACGCTCAGCATGATTTTCGCGAGCCATTTCAGCGCTCAGCTCGATGTCGTTCGGTTGCGCACGGGCAGGCTCACGGAACGGATCAAGATCGATCACCCCGAAGCCGCGGCCGTTGTGCCTTTCCTCGATGCCGAGCGCATCCTGATGGTCCGGCAGTGGCGTTACGCCATCGGCAAGGAAACCCTGGAGATTCCGGCCGGGAAGGCGGACCCCGGGGAAGAGCTCGAAGCGTGCGCCGCGCGGGAACTGCGGGAAGAAACCGGGTACGAGGCGGCCCGCATTCTGCCGATTTTCGAGTATTACCCGGCCATTGGATACTCGAACGAGGTCATACGCCTTTACGCCGCTTCGGGCCTGCGACGCATCACCGGCAAATGGGATGAAGACGAGATTTCCAAGGTGGAAATCGTGGGCTTGGATCGTGTTCAGGACTTGATTCTGCGTGGTCTCATTCAGGACGGCAAGACGGTCATCGGCGTTTCGCTGTTCAAGGCCAGGCGGGAAAAAGGAGAAATCCCGGAGGGGTTCTTCAGGGATTAG
- a CDS encoding SagB/ThcOx family dehydrogenase, with protein sequence MAEKKMQPIKLSHPRTRGSVSIEEALLKRRSVRSYTGVPLSIEDLSQLLWAAQGMSHPRGYRTAPSAGALYPLELLVAAGRVGALSPGVYRYDPHRHEIVLHREGDRRANLRRASLDQSAVGNAPAVLIFCAVYERTTRKYGERGVRYAMMEAGHAAQNVHLQVVSLGLGTVLIGAFRDDQVKSVLELGGNEEPLYLMPVGK encoded by the coding sequence ATGGCGGAGAAGAAAATGCAGCCGATCAAGCTGTCCCATCCGAGGACGAGAGGTTCGGTTTCCATCGAGGAGGCTCTGCTCAAGAGGAGATCGGTCCGAAGCTACACGGGGGTGCCGCTTTCCATCGAGGATCTGTCCCAGTTGCTCTGGGCGGCACAGGGAATGAGCCACCCCAGGGGGTATCGTACCGCTCCGTCGGCGGGAGCGCTGTATCCGCTTGAGCTTCTCGTCGCGGCGGGGCGTGTCGGAGCCCTGTCTCCGGGTGTCTACCGGTACGATCCGCATCGCCATGAAATCGTGCTCCACCGTGAGGGCGACAGGCGCGCAAATCTGCGCCGTGCATCCTTGGATCAGTCTGCGGTGGGGAATGCCCCGGCCGTGCTGATATTCTGTGCCGTTTATGAAAGGACGACGCGCAAATATGGAGAACGCGGAGTCAGGTATGCGATGATGGAAGCCGGGCATGCAGCTCAGAACGTGCATTTGCAGGTGGTGAGCCTGGGCCTTGGAACGGTGTTGATCGGAGCGTTTCGGGATGACCAGGTGAAAAGCGTGCTGGAGCTCGGCGGGAATGAGGAGCCGCTTTACCTGATGCCGGTCGGCAAATGA
- a CDS encoding hotdog fold thioesterase, whose protein sequence is MDEAVREAIVRRMSEEPFANKLGIRLVAIEAGYSKVRMEVTSEMENLCGMAHGGAVFALADAAFETASNSHGTVAVALSMTITYLAASSAGAVLVAEATEVNRTRKTACYDIRVHDGDEKLIAMCQATVYRKETPLPYLGV, encoded by the coding sequence ATGGATGAAGCAGTGAGAGAAGCGATTGTCCGGCGGATGTCGGAAGAACCTTTTGCAAACAAGCTCGGAATACGGCTCGTCGCGATCGAGGCGGGTTATTCGAAGGTCAGGATGGAGGTCACTTCGGAGATGGAAAACCTGTGCGGCATGGCCCATGGAGGGGCCGTCTTCGCGCTGGCCGACGCCGCTTTCGAGACCGCCTCGAATTCTCACGGCACGGTGGCTGTGGCCCTCAGCATGACCATCACCTACCTGGCCGCCAGCTCGGCGGGCGCAGTGCTTGTCGCCGAGGCCACGGAGGTCAATCGGACCCGGAAAACGGCGTGCTACGATATTCGCGTCCACGACGGGGACGAAAAGTTGATCGCGATGTGCCAGGCCACGGTGTACCGGAAGGAAACCCCGCTGCCGTACCTCGGAGTCTGA
- a CDS encoding MucR family transcriptional regulator has translation MSKKLLEITAEIVQAQATVGKMSPEEIELTLVRTFATLQRMQTAEDGGKPLDPGAPCEDSRLEDRTGDKGGPMDSIQENKVVCLECGVEMRQLTAKHLGSHNLNPREYKRKWGLPLKQSLSAKSLSKARSKAARKRGLPANLVKFQEERKRKKAEASRAAAPQGQRPGEGKKTGGPPKPVE, from the coding sequence ATGTCAAAGAAACTTTTGGAAATCACGGCGGAAATTGTGCAAGCTCAGGCGACGGTTGGCAAGATGTCTCCAGAGGAGATCGAGCTTACGCTGGTGAGGACGTTTGCCACGCTGCAACGAATGCAGACGGCGGAGGATGGGGGCAAACCGCTGGACCCCGGCGCACCGTGCGAGGATTCCCGACTGGAGGACAGGACCGGGGACAAGGGGGGGCCCATGGATTCGATCCAGGAGAACAAGGTCGTGTGCCTCGAGTGCGGGGTGGAAATGAGGCAACTCACCGCCAAGCACCTTGGATCGCACAACCTGAACCCGCGCGAATACAAACGAAAATGGGGCCTGCCCCTCAAGCAGTCCCTTTCCGCAAAATCGCTGTCGAAGGCCCGAAGCAAGGCCGCCAGGAAGAGAGGGCTGCCCGCCAATCTGGTCAAATTCCAGGAGGAACGGAAGCGCAAGAAGGCGGAAGCCTCCCGGGCAGCAGCGCCACAGGGGCAGAGACCGGGGGAAGGGAAGAAGACGGGAGGTCCCCCGAAGCCGGTTGAATGA
- a CDS encoding PAS domain S-box protein produces the protein MPAWAFRFMPVLTKRSFTDKVQTSVALFRTMKNDTPGGPQWIAPSLEGNAVKVSMESPEDAMSECSSLRERVRELESAENPFRTALEDHDELIVRFRPDFTLVYANQAYCRHLADTEAPCVGGNFLDCVNPADHDRVREEIGSLVPDGPVKTVEHGVLLGGREVRLSRWVYRAMIGERTDVIEYLGMSCVQGERIAHPGPWNEYRFLAEKTGNAAYRLRCDSRTYDHLGPAITRLTGYPLDEFDVSKFSELIEKIEIPGEEDVTPDTLIGFRKEGRTGEYRADYLIRTRLGERKWVRDHSFPWYDESGGLVGSVGILSDVTECKRAEEALQESEERFRNMAGLSPFPIAIVDRNGKIIYLNQRFVDLFGYTASDIPTLWDWFNQACPDPGESRTIIERIRSDLQAASKYEVISHEHRVRCKDGSSREIRFRLVSMENGDKFVTCEDLTEHMKIQEERIKASKLESIGVLAGGIAHDFNNILTAIIGNISLAKLYGGQGGRVSEKLTEAERACMRAKNLTQQLLTFSKGGEPIKKVIDVSDFLHEAVHFVLTGSNVRSVFFLPDDLWPVQCDEGQMGQVINNLIINAKQAMPDGGTIEISAENVILNAGDQALPLKPGRYLRIGVKDYGHGIPEEALTRIFDPYFTTKLKGSGLGLATAYSIIKKHEGYIQVESRVGEGAAFHIYLPVAGWSLREHDKMGDDTLRGRGRVLVMDDEDIILNCTYDLLRYLGYEVELARDGAEAVELYQEAVGLSRPFDAVIMDLTVPGGVGGVEAMQRLREIDPKVNAIVSSGYSNDPIMSQYREYGFRGVITKPYKLEQIGELLKTIVRRKWDAVE, from the coding sequence ATGCCGGCATGGGCCTTCCGGTTCATGCCGGTTTTGACGAAGCGGAGCTTCACCGATAAGGTTCAGACGTCCGTTGCCCTTTTCCGGACAATGAAAAACGACACGCCCGGCGGTCCGCAATGGATTGCCCCCTCCCTGGAAGGAAACGCCGTGAAGGTTTCGATGGAATCGCCGGAAGACGCAATGAGTGAATGCAGCAGCCTTCGGGAACGGGTGAGGGAACTGGAGTCCGCGGAAAATCCATTCCGGACGGCACTGGAAGATCACGATGAGCTGATTGTTCGTTTCCGGCCCGATTTCACGCTCGTGTATGCAAACCAGGCCTATTGCCGACATCTTGCCGATACCGAAGCGCCGTGCGTGGGAGGGAATTTCCTGGACTGCGTCAATCCGGCCGACCACGATCGGGTCAGGGAGGAAATCGGTTCGCTGGTCCCGGATGGTCCCGTCAAGACCGTCGAACACGGAGTGCTCCTCGGAGGCAGAGAGGTTCGTTTATCCCGATGGGTCTATCGCGCCATGATCGGTGAACGGACCGACGTGATCGAATACCTCGGCATGAGTTGTGTCCAGGGAGAACGGATAGCCCACCCCGGGCCATGGAACGAATACCGCTTTCTTGCGGAGAAGACCGGCAACGCGGCGTATCGGCTCAGATGCGATTCCCGGACCTACGATCACCTCGGTCCCGCCATTACGAGGCTTACCGGGTACCCGTTGGACGAGTTCGACGTATCGAAGTTTTCCGAGCTGATCGAGAAGATTGAAATTCCGGGGGAAGAGGACGTCACGCCGGATACCCTGATCGGGTTTCGGAAGGAAGGAAGAACGGGAGAATACAGGGCCGATTACCTGATCCGGACCCGACTGGGGGAACGCAAATGGGTGAGGGATCATTCCTTCCCCTGGTACGACGAGTCGGGAGGCCTTGTGGGCTCCGTCGGCATCCTATCGGACGTGACGGAATGCAAGCGGGCGGAGGAGGCGTTGCAGGAAAGCGAGGAACGGTTCAGAAACATGGCCGGCCTCTCTCCGTTCCCTATTGCCATCGTCGACCGGAATGGAAAGATCATTTACCTCAACCAGAGGTTCGTCGATCTGTTCGGGTACACTGCAAGCGACATCCCGACGCTGTGGGACTGGTTCAACCAGGCTTGTCCGGACCCCGGGGAAAGCCGGACGATCATCGAAAGGATACGGTCGGACCTGCAAGCCGCATCGAAATACGAGGTCATCAGCCACGAGCACAGGGTTCGGTGCAAGGATGGTTCGAGCCGGGAAATCCGATTCCGCCTGGTGTCCATGGAAAACGGCGATAAGTTCGTCACCTGCGAAGACCTGACCGAGCATATGAAGATCCAGGAGGAACGCATCAAGGCCAGCAAGCTGGAATCCATCGGCGTTCTTGCGGGTGGTATTGCACATGATTTCAATAATATCCTGACAGCCATCATCGGCAATATTTCACTGGCAAAATTGTACGGCGGGCAGGGCGGCAGGGTCTCCGAGAAGTTGACGGAGGCCGAGCGGGCATGCATGCGCGCGAAGAACCTCACGCAGCAGTTGCTGACCTTCTCGAAAGGCGGGGAGCCCATAAAAAAGGTAATCGACGTCTCCGATTTCCTCCATGAAGCGGTGCATTTTGTCCTGACCGGCTCGAATGTCCGGAGCGTCTTCTTTCTTCCCGACGACCTTTGGCCCGTTCAGTGCGATGAAGGCCAGATGGGGCAGGTGATCAACAACCTGATCATCAATGCCAAGCAGGCCATGCCTGACGGAGGTACAATCGAGATATCCGCCGAGAACGTCATCCTCAACGCCGGGGATCAGGCTCTGCCGCTCAAGCCGGGCCGATACTTGCGGATCGGAGTGAAAGATTACGGGCATGGGATACCGGAAGAGGCACTGACGCGCATTTTCGATCCCTACTTCACGACCAAGCTCAAGGGAAGCGGTCTTGGGCTTGCCACTGCCTATTCCATCATCAAGAAGCACGAGGGATACATCCAGGTCGAGTCGCGAGTCGGAGAAGGGGCCGCATTTCACATCTATCTGCCTGTGGCGGGATGGTCTCTGCGGGAGCACGACAAAATGGGCGACGACACACTTCGCGGACGGGGCCGGGTCCTCGTCATGGATGATGAGGACATCATTTTGAACTGCACCTACGATCTTCTGAGATACCTGGGGTATGAAGTCGAGCTCGCCCGGGACGGGGCCGAAGCGGTGGAGTTGTACCAGGAAGCCGTGGGGCTGTCGCGTCCCTTCGATGCCGTTATCATGGACTTGACCGTTCCCGGGGGGGTGGGCGGAGTCGAGGCGATGCAAAGGCTTCGCGAAATCGACCCCAAGGTGAACGCCATCGTTTCGAGCGGCTACTCCAACGATCCCATCATGTCTCAGTACCGTGAATACGGTTTTCGGGGGGTGATCACCAAGCCGTACAAGTTGGAACAGATCGGGGAACTGCTCAAAACAATCGTCCGGCGCAAGTGGGACGCGGTCGAGTAA
- the trhA gene encoding PAQR family membrane homeostasis protein TrhA, whose product MRYKPRELMNGLTHCIAALLAVAGLVVLMLRAVDPPRPLHLLSFFVFGTALILLYLTSTAYHWAQCSVKGLQRLRRLDHIMIFVVIAATYTPICLIPLRGPWGWTLFGGIWALACAGVLMKMVWLQTPRWLSTTVYVAMGWLAVVAVYPLYRALQPAAFAWLVAGGLFYTAGALVYALKKPDPWPRAFGFHELFHVLVVMGSFSHFWVLYEYVVRID is encoded by the coding sequence ATGAGATACAAACCGAGAGAGCTGATGAACGGGTTGACGCATTGCATTGCGGCTCTGCTTGCCGTGGCGGGACTGGTGGTGCTCATGCTCCGAGCCGTCGATCCTCCCAGGCCGCTGCACCTGCTCTCCTTCTTCGTGTTCGGAACGGCTCTGATCCTGCTCTACCTGACAAGCACCGCGTACCACTGGGCGCAGTGCTCGGTCAAGGGACTCCAGAGGCTGCGACGACTCGATCACATCATGATATTCGTGGTGATAGCGGCAACCTATACCCCGATCTGTCTCATCCCTTTACGCGGCCCCTGGGGATGGACGCTCTTCGGCGGTATCTGGGCTCTGGCCTGTGCGGGAGTGCTGATGAAAATGGTTTGGCTGCAGACTCCGCGTTGGCTCTCCACGACGGTGTACGTCGCCATGGGCTGGCTTGCGGTGGTCGCGGTTTATCCCCTGTACCGCGCGCTGCAGCCTGCCGCTTTTGCCTGGCTCGTGGCGGGCGGACTGTTCTACACGGCGGGAGCCCTGGTCTATGCCCTGAAGAAACCCGATCCGTGGCCCAGGGCGTTCGGGTTCCACGAGCTTTTTCACGTTCTGGTGGTGATGGGGAGCTTTTCCCACTTCTGGGTTCTATACGAATATGTCGTTCGAATCGACTGA